A window from Thiohalomonas denitrificans encodes these proteins:
- a CDS encoding DEAD/DEAH box helicase — MSTPAGQVGSKRQTIDSVQRLSERLRAKHKGRITGELIVPARAGRYAPVPDALDTRLKNALAERGITQLYAHQREAWDAIRAGQHTVIVTPTASGKTLCYNLPVLQSALTGEAKALYLFPTKALSQDQVAEILELNQAGDLGVRAYTFDGDTPGDARKAVRTRGDIVVSNPDMLHQGILPHHTKWAQFFENLRYVVIDEMHTYRGVFGSHVANVIRRLRRICRFYGSDPRFVLCSATIANPGELAAQILGEEVHAITESGAPSGEKHLLLWNPPVINADLGIRASARSQATRIARTAVRAGMKTIIFAQTRLMVEVLTKYLKDVFDKDPRKPPRVSAYRGGYLPTERRATEKKLRSGSIDCVIATSALELGVDIGSLDVCVLNGYPGTIAGTWQRLGRAGRRRRTALGVLIATSQPLDQYIVRNPEFFLGASPEHARIDPDQLLILLDHVRCAAFELPFREGERFGGDNLLEMLEYLQEEGIVHPEGDTWHWSADSYPANAVSLRSVAEGNFVVIDISEGGQTIVAEVDYASAPMTIYEGAIYLVQASPYQVEKLDWEGRKAFVRKTRADYYTDAIDYTKLKILENFEHSSGERAETARGEVHLVRRISGYKKIRYYTHENIGYGNINLPDQEMHTTAVWWQVRPAVLEAAFENRQQALDGFLGAAYAMHHVAALATMSEPHDLGRAVGDGDAKWFATVGANGRGQIRSFEGGELSPDAPEQTGGRFRPALFLYDNYPGGVGLSAPLYDRRAEVVAKAREMVHACDCLYGCPACVGPILASDEVRGYSPKTAALLVLDLFGAGDR, encoded by the coding sequence ATGAGTACCCCCGCCGGGCAAGTCGGCTCCAAAAGACAGACGATCGACTCCGTCCAGCGCCTCTCCGAGCGGCTGCGCGCCAAACACAAGGGCCGGATTACCGGTGAATTGATTGTCCCGGCTCGAGCCGGGCGCTATGCCCCGGTGCCCGATGCGCTGGATACACGACTGAAAAATGCCCTGGCAGAGCGGGGCATCACGCAGCTGTACGCCCACCAGCGCGAGGCCTGGGATGCCATACGAGCGGGGCAGCACACCGTTATTGTCACCCCCACCGCCTCCGGCAAGACCCTGTGTTACAACCTGCCGGTACTCCAGTCGGCGCTGACGGGGGAGGCCAAGGCGCTCTATCTGTTTCCCACCAAGGCGCTCTCCCAGGATCAGGTGGCGGAGATACTGGAGCTGAACCAGGCCGGCGACCTAGGGGTGCGCGCCTACACCTTCGATGGCGATACCCCCGGTGACGCGCGCAAGGCGGTGCGTACCCGGGGCGATATCGTGGTCTCCAATCCCGACATGCTTCATCAGGGGATCCTGCCGCACCATACGAAATGGGCGCAGTTTTTCGAAAACCTGCGCTATGTGGTCATCGACGAGATGCACACCTATCGCGGCGTGTTCGGCTCCCATGTGGCCAACGTCATCCGCCGGCTGCGCCGCATCTGCCGTTTTTACGGTTCCGATCCGCGTTTCGTGCTCTGTTCGGCCACCATTGCCAATCCGGGGGAATTGGCCGCCCAGATCCTCGGTGAAGAGGTTCACGCCATTACCGAGAGCGGGGCGCCCAGCGGCGAGAAACACCTGCTGCTGTGGAACCCGCCGGTGATTAACGCCGATCTCGGCATTCGCGCCTCCGCCCGTTCCCAGGCTACCCGCATCGCCCGTACCGCGGTGCGGGCGGGAATGAAGACCATCATTTTCGCCCAGACCCGGCTGATGGTGGAAGTGCTGACCAAATACCTGAAGGATGTATTTGATAAAGACCCGCGCAAGCCGCCGCGGGTCTCCGCCTACCGCGGGGGTTATCTGCCCACCGAACGGCGCGCAACCGAGAAGAAGCTGCGCTCGGGCAGTATCGACTGCGTGATTGCCACCTCGGCCCTGGAGTTGGGGGTGGATATCGGCTCCCTCGACGTCTGCGTGCTGAACGGTTATCCGGGAACCATCGCCGGCACCTGGCAGCGCCTGGGCCGGGCGGGGCGCCGTCGCCGCACCGCTTTGGGGGTGCTGATTGCCACCAGCCAGCCGCTGGACCAGTACATCGTGCGTAACCCGGAGTTCTTTCTCGGCGCCTCGCCCGAGCACGCCCGTATCGATCCGGATCAGTTGCTGATACTGCTGGACCACGTTCGCTGTGCCGCCTTCGAACTGCCGTTCAGGGAGGGTGAACGCTTCGGCGGAGACAACCTGCTGGAGATGCTGGAATACCTGCAGGAGGAGGGCATTGTCCATCCGGAGGGGGACACCTGGCACTGGAGTGCCGACAGCTACCCCGCCAATGCCGTTTCCCTGCGTTCGGTGGCTGAGGGCAATTTCGTGGTAATCGACATCAGCGAAGGTGGGCAGACCATCGTCGCCGAGGTGGATTACGCGTCGGCACCGATGACGATCTACGAGGGCGCCATCTACCTGGTGCAGGCCTCGCCCTATCAGGTGGAGAAGCTGGACTGGGAGGGACGCAAGGCCTTCGTCCGCAAGACCCGCGCCGACTACTACACCGATGCTATCGATTACACCAAGTTGAAGATCCTGGAGAATTTCGAACACAGCAGCGGTGAACGGGCGGAAACGGCCCGTGGTGAGGTGCATCTGGTGCGGCGCATCTCCGGTTACAAGAAGATCCGCTACTACACCCACGAGAATATCGGCTACGGCAACATCAATCTGCCCGACCAGGAGATGCACACCACCGCAGTGTGGTGGCAGGTGCGCCCGGCTGTGCTGGAGGCCGCTTTCGAGAATCGTCAGCAGGCCCTGGACGGCTTTCTGGGGGCCGCCTATGCCATGCACCACGTAGCCGCCCTCGCCACCATGTCCGAGCCCCACGATCTGGGACGTGCCGTCGGTGACGGCGACGCCAAATGGTTCGCCACCGTGGGGGCCAATGGTCGCGGGCAGATCCGCAGCTTCGAAGGGGGAGAGCTCTCACCCGATGCCCCTGAACAGACCGGCGGCCGCTTCCGTCCGGCGCTGTTCCTCTACGACAACTATCCCGGCGGCGTCGGGCTCTCCGCACCGCTCTACGATCGCCGGGCGGAAGTGGTGGCCAAGGCACGCGAGATGGTTCATGCCTGCGACTGTCTGTACGGCTGCCCCGCCTGTGTCGGCCCCATTCTCGCCTCGGATGAGGTACGCGGCTATTCACCAAAAACCGCGGCGCTGCTGGTGCTCGATCTGTTCGGGGCGGGTGACCGGTGA
- a CDS encoding universal stress protein, producing the protein MFNKIMVPVDLAHLDALEKSLTVAADMARHYDAALCYVGVTTSQPSAVARTPEEYKTKLTAFARQHTPDNGHPATVAVYNSHDPVANLDDILIQAIKDVKADLVVMGTHLPHHIDAVMPANGSKVAAHSDVSVFLVRP; encoded by the coding sequence ATGTTCAACAAAATCATGGTACCGGTGGACCTGGCGCACCTGGATGCGCTTGAGAAGTCACTCACCGTCGCCGCCGATATGGCTCGACACTATGACGCCGCGCTCTGTTATGTAGGCGTGACCACATCCCAGCCCAGCGCGGTGGCACGGACACCGGAAGAGTACAAGACCAAACTCACGGCGTTCGCCCGCCAGCACACCCCCGACAACGGGCATCCCGCCACAGTCGCGGTCTACAACAGCCATGATCCGGTGGCCAACCTCGACGACATTCTGATACAGGCCATCAAGGATGTGAAAGCGGACCTGGTCGTGATGGGTACTCACCTGCCCCACCATATCGATGCCGTCATGCCGGCCAATGGCAGCAAGGTAGCAGCACACAGTGACGTATCCGTCTTCCTGGTACGCCCCTAA
- a CDS encoding BCCT family transporter → MESRPDNDDLEPSVGIPAPEGAANLIDTDYQIGQDNYSTSKFGIHVDIHGAVFAFSSLVILAFVIITLALPEHAGSVFESMKDWITGNLAWFFLLAGNIFVLVCLSLIFSPLGRVRIGGVSAAPDFSYLSWFAMLFAAGMGVGLMFYGVSEPLTHYATSLAGTTMEGGLRTDWAPLGATADDPEAAMRLGMAATIFHWGLHPWAIYAVVALSLAIFSYNKGLPLTVRSIFYPVLGERIWSWPGHIIDILAVFATLFGLATSLGIGAQQAAAGLSYLFGIPTGNTTLVLLITGITAVALVSIIAGVDKGVKRLSEINMALAFLLLMFVFLVGPTLLIATGFVQNIGAYVLELPFLSNPFGREDANFSQGWTTFYWAWWISWSPFVGMFIARISRGRSVREFLITVLLVPSAVSVFWMTAFGTTAIEQVMSGFEGAQNADLELQLFHVLGQMPLTAITSFIGIVLVIVFFVTSSDSGSLVIDTITAGGKIDAPKPQRMFWGVIEGGIAIALLVGGGLSALQAMAVSTGLPFTLVLLVGCYAIIKGLMDEPRPANRM, encoded by the coding sequence GTGGAGAGCAGACCCGACAACGATGATCTCGAGCCATCCGTTGGCATTCCGGCCCCCGAAGGAGCGGCAAACCTGATCGATACCGACTACCAGATCGGCCAGGATAACTACAGCACCAGTAAATTCGGCATCCATGTCGATATCCATGGCGCCGTCTTTGCCTTCTCCTCGCTGGTGATTCTGGCTTTCGTCATCATTACCCTGGCGCTACCCGAACACGCCGGGTCGGTGTTCGAGAGCATGAAAGACTGGATTACCGGCAATCTCGCCTGGTTCTTCCTCCTGGCGGGGAATATTTTCGTCCTGGTCTGCCTGAGCCTGATCTTTTCGCCTCTCGGCAGGGTGCGCATCGGCGGTGTCAGTGCCGCGCCTGATTTCTCCTATCTCTCCTGGTTCGCAATGCTGTTTGCCGCGGGCATGGGCGTTGGCCTGATGTTCTACGGCGTTTCGGAGCCACTGACCCACTACGCCACCTCACTGGCTGGCACGACAATGGAAGGCGGCCTGCGCACCGACTGGGCGCCATTAGGTGCCACCGCGGATGATCCGGAGGCAGCCATGCGCCTCGGCATGGCGGCGACCATCTTCCACTGGGGCCTCCACCCCTGGGCGATCTACGCCGTCGTTGCCCTGTCCCTGGCGATCTTCTCCTACAACAAGGGGTTGCCCCTCACCGTACGCTCCATCTTCTATCCGGTTCTAGGTGAACGCATCTGGAGCTGGCCGGGCCATATCATCGATATTTTGGCGGTGTTTGCCACGCTGTTCGGCCTGGCGACCTCACTCGGGATCGGGGCACAGCAAGCGGCCGCAGGACTTAGTTACCTGTTCGGCATCCCCACCGGCAACACCACCCTGGTGCTGCTGATCACGGGTATCACCGCTGTTGCACTGGTCTCCATCATTGCCGGTGTGGACAAGGGGGTTAAACGCCTGTCGGAGATCAACATGGCGCTGGCCTTTCTGCTGCTGATGTTCGTATTCCTTGTCGGCCCCACGCTGCTGATCGCCACCGGCTTTGTACAGAATATTGGCGCCTACGTGCTCGAACTGCCATTCCTGTCGAACCCGTTCGGACGCGAGGATGCAAACTTCAGCCAGGGCTGGACGACCTTCTACTGGGCCTGGTGGATAAGCTGGTCGCCGTTCGTGGGCATGTTCATCGCCCGAATCAGCCGTGGACGCTCCGTGCGCGAATTCCTGATTACCGTACTGCTGGTTCCCTCGGCCGTATCGGTATTCTGGATGACCGCCTTCGGCACCACCGCCATTGAGCAGGTAATGAGCGGCTTCGAGGGAGCGCAGAATGCCGACCTGGAGTTGCAGCTGTTCCATGTGCTGGGACAGATGCCCCTGACCGCCATTACCTCCTTCATCGGCATCGTGCTGGTGATCGTGTTCTTCGTTACCTCTTCGGACTCCGGCTCGCTGGTTATCGATACCATCACTGCGGGCGGCAAGATCGATGCGCCCAAGCCCCAGCGCATGTTTTGGGGGGTTATCGAAGGCGGGATCGCCATCGCCCTGCTGGTCGGCGGCGGGCTCAGCGCCCTGCAGGCCATGGCGGTCTCCACCGGTTTGCCATTCACTCTCGTGCTTCTGGTGGGATGTTACGCCATCATAAAAGGGCTGATGGACGAGCCGCGGCCAGCCAACAGAATGTAG
- a CDS encoding 3'-5' exonuclease, whose protein sequence is MRRNFCVTGTRRRFAEVVSMEKSESREALDWAIWFEQQARLCRDPDLQRFYAAGLPGAGTALRDLNFLALDFETTGMNPHWHAIVSIGMVPFTLERIWPARGHYWLVRPPGRMNANSISIHHITHSEVAGAPDLDEVLGEILDAMAGHVPVVHYRNIERPFLDAEVMARRGEHCLFPVIDTMTIEAIRTRQGMMARLRSLLGFPRQSIRLMDSRQRYGLPDYASHHAKVDAMATAELFQAQVARYYSPDTPIGELWL, encoded by the coding sequence ATGCGCAGAAATTTCTGCGTTACCGGTACCCGACGCCGATTCGCTGAAGTGGTGTCGATGGAAAAATCCGAATCCCGGGAGGCGCTAGACTGGGCCATCTGGTTTGAGCAACAGGCCCGGCTCTGTCGCGATCCGGACCTGCAACGCTTCTATGCTGCGGGTCTGCCCGGCGCCGGGACAGCATTGCGTGACCTCAACTTTCTGGCGCTGGATTTCGAGACTACCGGGATGAATCCCCATTGGCATGCCATTGTCTCCATTGGCATGGTGCCCTTTACCCTGGAGCGTATCTGGCCTGCGCGGGGTCACTACTGGCTGGTCAGGCCGCCCGGCCGGATGAATGCAAACTCGATCAGTATCCACCATATCACTCACAGTGAGGTGGCGGGTGCACCGGATCTGGATGAGGTATTGGGCGAGATTCTCGATGCCATGGCCGGACACGTTCCGGTGGTGCACTATCGGAACATCGAACGCCCGTTTCTGGACGCGGAGGTGATGGCCCGGCGGGGCGAGCACTGCCTGTTTCCCGTGATCGACACCATGACCATTGAGGCCATTCGGACCCGCCAGGGAATGATGGCGCGTCTGCGGAGTCTGCTGGGGTTTCCCAGGCAGTCGATTCGTCTGATGGACAGTCGTCAGCGCTACGGTCTGCCGGACTACGCCTCACACCACGCCAAAGTCGATGCCATGGCAACGGCCGAGCTGTTTCAGGCCCAGGTGGCCCGGTATTACTCGCCCGACACCCCCATTGGCGAGCTGTGGCTCTGA
- a CDS encoding DUF294 nucleotidyltransferase-like domain-containing protein — MEAEVREIGEHMGRFPPFDRLSEELLEMVAGSVEIAYFRAGSAILEFGEPIHALHYIRRGAVEVYRHNGELYNRLGEGDIFGHFGLLRNRRVRFPAWAIEDTLVYLIPDTVFDRLCAEDENFSDFVELFGSRLKATVEQSARENDMMVTRVRTLLSRLPVTIEESSTVEEAARRMTEHHVSSVLLLAPAEEADEEAFQELGDSSSWRLSGILTDHDLRVRVLAEGSSPRIALAQINHGRLVTVQSDETIYEAMLVMLRKNVHHLPVLHRRRPVGVVHLSDVVRYETQSSLYLISNIFHQPSVKGLARLMPDVRAAFVRLVDEGANSRMIGSAMSTVGRSLIRRLIELVEEELGPAPIPYCLMANGSMARDEQTVVTDQDNALILDDRFNPGEHDGYFFELAKRVSDGLSACGYPYCTGGIMATNEKWRQPLSVWKRYFEKWVSRPDPERLLHSSIFFDLDAVYGDERFVEKLQDLMATRASKSPRFLAALARNALGRTPPLGFFRTFVMEKDGRQRNSIDLKRRGTAPMVDVIRVHALAIGSRSQNSFDRLDDIERAQILPAGQVDKLRYALEFISMVRIRHQAHGLRTDHSPDNNIEPENVSDSERHNLKEAFQVLSNAQKFLRYRYPTPIR, encoded by the coding sequence ATGGAAGCGGAAGTGCGAGAAATCGGTGAACACATGGGTCGTTTCCCGCCCTTTGATCGGCTAAGCGAAGAGTTGCTGGAGATGGTGGCGGGCTCGGTGGAGATCGCCTATTTCCGTGCCGGTTCTGCCATCCTCGAGTTCGGTGAGCCGATCCACGCACTCCATTACATTCGACGTGGTGCGGTGGAGGTCTATCGACATAACGGGGAGCTCTACAACCGGCTCGGGGAGGGGGATATCTTTGGCCACTTTGGACTGCTACGCAATCGACGGGTCCGTTTTCCGGCCTGGGCGATCGAGGATACGCTCGTCTACCTGATTCCGGACACGGTGTTTGACCGCCTCTGCGCCGAGGATGAGAATTTCTCCGATTTTGTCGAGCTGTTCGGTTCGCGGCTCAAGGCGACGGTCGAGCAGAGCGCGCGCGAAAACGACATGATGGTCACTCGCGTACGCACCCTGCTCAGTCGCCTGCCGGTTACCATCGAGGAATCGTCCACCGTGGAGGAGGCGGCAAGGCGCATGACCGAGCACCATGTCTCTTCGGTATTGCTGCTGGCGCCTGCAGAAGAGGCTGATGAGGAGGCGTTTCAGGAACTCGGTGATTCGTCGTCATGGCGATTGAGCGGCATACTGACCGATCATGACCTTCGCGTGCGTGTACTGGCAGAGGGGAGCTCGCCCCGGATAGCGCTGGCTCAGATCAACCATGGGCGGCTGGTGACGGTCCAGTCGGACGAGACGATCTACGAGGCGATGCTGGTGATGCTGCGCAAAAACGTGCACCACCTGCCGGTCCTGCATCGTCGTCGCCCGGTCGGTGTGGTGCACCTGTCGGATGTCGTCCGCTACGAGACTCAGAGCAGCCTCTACCTGATCAGCAATATTTTCCACCAACCCAGCGTAAAGGGGCTGGCGCGTCTGATGCCCGACGTACGCGCGGCCTTTGTTCGCCTGGTGGACGAGGGCGCCAATTCGCGGATGATCGGCAGTGCCATGTCTACGGTGGGCCGCAGTCTGATTCGTCGTTTGATTGAGCTGGTCGAGGAGGAACTCGGACCGGCTCCAATCCCCTACTGCCTGATGGCTAACGGCTCAATGGCGCGTGACGAGCAGACGGTGGTTACCGATCAAGACAATGCACTCATCCTCGATGATCGCTTCAATCCCGGGGAGCATGACGGCTATTTTTTCGAATTGGCGAAACGGGTCAGCGATGGATTGAGTGCGTGCGGCTATCCCTATTGTACCGGGGGCATAATGGCAACCAACGAGAAGTGGCGTCAGCCGTTGTCGGTTTGGAAACGCTATTTCGAAAAGTGGGTCTCCCGGCCCGATCCCGAACGACTGCTGCACAGCTCTATCTTTTTTGATCTCGATGCGGTTTATGGTGATGAGCGGTTCGTCGAGAAGTTGCAGGACCTGATGGCGACCCGGGCGAGCAAGAGCCCGCGTTTCCTGGCCGCTCTGGCGCGTAACGCCCTGGGTCGTACGCCGCCGCTGGGTTTTTTTCGCACCTTCGTGATGGAAAAGGATGGCCGGCAGAGAAACTCGATTGACCTCAAGCGCCGCGGAACGGCACCGATGGTGGATGTGATTCGAGTTCATGCCTTGGCAATAGGCTCAAGGTCGCAGAACTCCTTTGATCGGCTGGATGATATCGAACGGGCCCAGATATTACCGGCCGGACAGGTGGACAAACTGCGCTACGCGCTCGAGTTTATCTCCATGGTGCGGATCCGCCATCAGGCACATGGCCTGCGAACCGATCATTCACCAGACAACAATATCGAACCGGAAAACGTATCGGACAGTGAGAGGCACAATCTCAAGGAGGCCTTTCAGGTGTTGAGCAATGCGCAGAAATTTCTGCGTTACCGGTACCCGACGCCGATTCGCTGA
- a CDS encoding ribose-phosphate diphosphokinase: MASIPMLFALEASREFGESVARTLEVPLSEHEEREFEDGEHKARPLVEVRNRHAYVVQSLHGRGGQSVDEKLVRLLFFIGALKESGAARVTAVLPYLCYARKDRRTKPHDPVTTRYVAMLFEAVGTDGVLAVDVHNPSAFENAFRCSTEHLEARHVFVAPVADFIGADDALVLSPDAGGVKRAERFREVLERHLKRPAGNGFMEKKRSGGVVSGEQLVGDVTNKTIIIVDDLIAGGTTLARAAEACKKRGARRMIAVATHGVFAPGADDKLGQSPLEHIFIGDTIPPAALDPAFLQQRVEVIGLGPFIAEAIRRLHGGESLADLSQVYGY; this comes from the coding sequence ATGGCATCCATACCGATGCTGTTTGCCCTTGAGGCCTCCCGGGAGTTCGGCGAAAGTGTGGCGCGGACCCTGGAGGTACCGCTCAGCGAACATGAGGAGCGCGAGTTCGAGGATGGTGAACACAAGGCGCGCCCCCTGGTCGAGGTGCGGAACCGGCATGCGTACGTAGTCCAGTCGCTGCACGGGCGGGGCGGCCAAAGTGTCGACGAAAAGCTGGTACGGCTGCTGTTTTTTATCGGGGCCCTGAAGGAGTCGGGGGCCGCGCGGGTGACCGCGGTTCTGCCTTATCTCTGTTACGCCCGCAAGGATCGTCGGACCAAACCCCATGACCCGGTTACCACGCGGTACGTGGCGATGCTGTTCGAAGCCGTCGGCACTGATGGAGTGCTGGCGGTGGATGTCCATAATCCTTCGGCCTTCGAAAATGCCTTTCGCTGCTCAACCGAACACCTGGAGGCACGGCACGTCTTCGTTGCCCCCGTGGCTGACTTCATCGGGGCAGACGACGCCCTGGTGCTTTCCCCCGACGCCGGTGGGGTCAAGCGCGCCGAGCGGTTTCGTGAAGTCCTGGAGCGGCACTTGAAAAGGCCGGCCGGTAACGGGTTCATGGAGAAAAAGCGCAGCGGCGGTGTCGTCTCCGGAGAGCAGCTGGTCGGCGATGTGACTAATAAGACAATCATCATTGTCGATGACCTGATCGCCGGTGGCACCACCCTGGCCAGGGCGGCAGAGGCATGCAAAAAGCGCGGCGCGCGTCGCATGATCGCCGTCGCCACCCACGGGGTATTTGCCCCTGGAGCGGACGACAAACTGGGCCAATCCCCGCTGGAGCACATCTTCATCGGCGACACCATTCCACCGGCGGCCCTCGATCCGGCCTTTCTGCAACAGCGGGTCGAGGTGATCGGGCTCGGTCCCTTCATCGCCGAAGCCATCCGCCGTCTGCATGGGGGCGAATCGTTGGCGGATCTGTCGCAGGTCTACGGTTATTGA
- a CDS encoding dienelactone hydrolase family protein, with protein sequence MSDRPAVAKSEVMVETPDATLPGNLNVPAGSRAIVLFAHGSGSSRLSPRNRLVAEDLNGGGLATLLFDLLTPDEHQIDQYSAELRFDIGLLSRRLGNAVDWVRKQPELHSLAIGLFGASTGAAAALRVAAEKPESISAVVSRGGRPDMAGEALPRVKAPTLLLVGGRDEQVIQLNREAADQMQAEIRLEIIPGATHLFEEPGKLEEVARLAREWLQTHTEQ encoded by the coding sequence ATGAGTGATCGACCCGCCGTGGCTAAAAGCGAGGTCATGGTAGAAACGCCGGACGCAACGCTCCCGGGGAACCTCAATGTACCTGCGGGGAGCCGTGCCATCGTGCTGTTCGCCCACGGCAGCGGCAGCAGCCGACTGAGTCCGCGTAACCGCCTGGTCGCCGAAGACCTCAATGGCGGTGGCCTGGCGACCCTGCTCTTCGACCTGCTGACGCCGGATGAGCATCAAATCGATCAATACAGTGCCGAGTTGCGCTTCGATATCGGGCTGCTCTCCCGCCGTCTGGGAAACGCGGTGGATTGGGTTCGGAAACAGCCGGAGCTGCATTCGCTGGCTATCGGCCTGTTCGGGGCCAGCACCGGTGCGGCGGCTGCACTCAGGGTAGCCGCTGAAAAGCCCGAGAGTATCTCGGCTGTGGTCTCCCGCGGGGGCCGACCCGATATGGCTGGAGAGGCACTACCCCGGGTGAAGGCTCCAACGCTGCTGCTGGTGGGGGGACGTGATGAGCAGGTGATCCAGCTCAACCGCGAGGCTGCCGACCAGATGCAGGCAGAGATTCGCCTGGAGATCATCCCCGGTGCGACTCATCTCTTCGAAGAGCCCGGAAAACTCGAAGAGGTCGCGCGCCTGGCCAGGGAGTGGCTCCAGACTCATACGGAGCAATGA
- a CDS encoding phosphoribosyltransferase, with protein sequence MFQNREEAAEKIADRLEHHRGDDPLILAIPRGGAPMGRIIADRLEGELDVVLVHKLGAPGNPEYAIGSVDESGHVELTPVARQYGIEQSYIDDEAERQLTKIRQRRERYGRPPAKAEGRVVILVDDGIATGSTLQAAIRSVQEQKPAKVIVGIGAAPPETADRIGKAVDEMVCLETPGSFMAVGQFFRDFGQVTDDEVIALLGGNQHE encoded by the coding sequence ATGTTCCAAAATCGCGAGGAAGCCGCCGAAAAAATTGCCGATCGCCTGGAACATCACCGCGGCGATGACCCCCTTATTCTGGCGATTCCCCGGGGCGGTGCCCCCATGGGACGCATCATCGCCGATCGCCTCGAGGGCGAGCTGGATGTAGTTCTTGTCCATAAACTGGGTGCACCGGGGAACCCGGAGTATGCCATCGGTTCCGTGGATGAGAGCGGCCATGTGGAGCTGACTCCGGTGGCTCGGCAGTACGGCATCGAGCAATCCTATATCGATGACGAGGCGGAGCGGCAGCTGACGAAGATCCGGCAGCGCCGTGAACGCTACGGACGTCCCCCCGCAAAGGCCGAAGGCCGTGTAGTTATCCTGGTCGATGACGGTATCGCAACCGGTTCCACGCTGCAGGCGGCGATCCGCTCCGTGCAGGAGCAAAAGCCTGCAAAGGTGATCGTCGGCATCGGTGCAGCGCCGCCGGAGACGGCCGATCGCATCGGCAAAGCGGTGGATGAGATGGTCTGTCTGGAGACGCCGGGCTCGTTCATGGCGGTCGGGCAGTTTTTCCGGGACTTCGGGCAGGTCACGGATGATGAAGTCATTGCGCTTCTGGGAGGGAACCAGCATGAGTGA
- a CDS encoding sulfite exporter TauE/SafE family protein, whose translation MEPVALSFSAAVVMGLIYGAGPCNIACLPYLGPVFLARSGGIRQAWRTILPFSLGRLSAYAVLGAMAATAGRAVTVQLENGTGTIVLGIASVTVGLVILWRSVRKSEGSPASCSGHRSPEGEAKITLHRKPADAPLMPMGLFGMGTAMALNPCVPLGTVALAAAVTADPMAGLMLGLGFGLGAVAIPAVLFSLVVAHIGAEVRERLSGWKGGLERAAGAMLIGMGALSISGLFHP comes from the coding sequence ATGGAACCGGTTGCACTCAGCTTCTCGGCAGCAGTAGTGATGGGCCTGATCTACGGTGCCGGACCCTGCAACATTGCCTGTCTGCCCTATCTGGGGCCCGTCTTTCTGGCCCGTTCGGGCGGTATTCGGCAGGCCTGGCGCACCATCCTGCCGTTCTCCCTGGGGCGGCTGTCCGCCTACGCGGTCCTTGGCGCGATGGCGGCGACCGCGGGGCGTGCGGTAACCGTGCAGCTGGAAAACGGCACCGGGACCATTGTGCTGGGGATCGCCTCGGTAACGGTCGGGCTGGTGATCCTGTGGCGGTCAGTCCGAAAAAGTGAAGGCAGCCCGGCATCTTGCAGCGGGCATCGGAGTCCGGAAGGTGAGGCGAAAATCACCCTTCACCGCAAACCCGCCGATGCCCCATTGATGCCGATGGGGCTGTTCGGAATGGGTACGGCGATGGCGCTCAATCCTTGTGTACCGCTTGGCACCGTGGCACTGGCGGCGGCGGTCACGGCCGATCCCATGGCCGGCCTGATGCTGGGGCTGGGATTCGGGCTGGGTGCGGTGGCCATTCCCGCGGTCCTGTTCAGTCTCGTGGTGGCGCACATCGGGGCCGAGGTCCGTGAACGCCTGTCCGGCTGGAAGGGCGGACTGGAACGGGCCGCGGGCGCCATGCTTATTGGTATGGGTGCACTGAGCATTTCGGGACTGTTCCATCCCTGA